The Thermomicrobiales bacterium genomic sequence TTCGACGACCTCTTCGCGCGTGTAGGTGCGTGGCGCGATCATGCGGACGATCATCACTTCGTCAATCGTCCGACCGTCTGCTGGATCGACAACCGTGCCGTAGACGAGCGTGTGGCTCGGCAGGTCATCGGGCGCAACGCGTGCGCCGCGCTTGCCGCGACGGAAGAGCGTAGCCGCGATGCGGCCGGCGTCCGGCCCGGAGAGGCGGACGATGCCGATGCCCCCTTCGCCCTGTGGCGTGGCAATCGCGGCGATGGTGTCCAGATACATGCTGTCCTCGGAGTACGGTTAGTCGCGATCTCGTTCGATGCGGGCAAGGACATCTGCGTGATATGGAGCCGAGGTGACGCCTTCGCCGCCGACCTTCAGCGCGGCAGCGGCGGCGGCATAGCGCAGGCTGGCCGCGACTGATTCGCCGCCCCCTCGCGCCGCCAGCAACCCACCGGCGAAGACATCGCCAGCGCCGACCGTGTTTACCGGACGTGCTGGATAGAACGGCACATCACGGCGCTGTCCGCGGTCGATTGCGCGCGCGCCCTGGTCCCCGCGTGTGATGACCGCGAGGCCGCGCTGTCCGACCGCTTCGACCGTATCGCGCGCTGCCACCGATTCCTCGTGCGAGACGACCAGCACGTCGATGCGTGCGACAAGCTCAGCCGGCAGTCGGAGCTGGTCCAGCCTGATCCGCCCGAACGACGTCCGATTCCAGAGGCGCATCCAGCCCTGCGGCGTGGTGCCGAGTACGCGCGGAGCCAGGCGGCTGACCTGGCGTGGGTCGATCTCCTGCGCGACCGGAGCGAGATGAATGACACCAGCGCTGCGCCAGAGCGGCGGCAGGCCGTTCAGGTCGATCTCCTCAGCCCAGGCATGCAGCGACTGCTGCCGACGTCCGCCAACGTCAACGTTGGTGAACGTCGTCGTCGACTTGCTTGACTGGACGATGATCTCGATTTCCGAAGAGATGTCGGTCAGCACCTGCTTCTGGTCGGGTGGCAGGATGTCAAGGTTGGCACGTGTCAGGATCGCCGTCCGCGCACCGTAACGCGCGGCAGTCAGTGCCGAATACAGCACCGATCCGCCCAGGACATCCCCTTCGGGCGTGCGGTCGAGTGTCAAATGCCCGATGACAACGACATCGGGTACGCGGTTCGCCATTCAGCTATTGCGGAAAGATGGTGACGCGGCGGTTTTCGCCCTCGCCG encodes the following:
- a CDS encoding PfkB family carbohydrate kinase produces the protein MANRVPDVVVIGHLTLDRTPEGDVLGGSVLYSALTAARYGARTAILTRANLDILPPDQKQVLTDISSEIEIIVQSSKSTTTFTNVDVGGRRQQSLHAWAEEIDLNGLPPLWRSAGVIHLAPVAQEIDPRQVSRLAPRVLGTTPQGWMRLWNRTSFGRIRLDQLRLPAELVARIDVLVVSHEESVAARDTVEAVGQRGLAVITRGDQGARAIDRGQRRDVPFYPARPVNTVGAGDVFAGGLLAARGGGESVAASLRYAAAAAALKVGGEGVTSAPYHADVLARIERDRD